The Microbulbifer hydrolyticus genome has a segment encoding these proteins:
- a CDS encoding UDP-N-acetylmuramoyl-L-alanyl-D-glutamate--2,6-diaminopimelate ligase has translation MNQQNELQNRKASLVTLVPGYAGIPDIQVTGVALDSRQVEAGDVFMALRGTQVDGRQYIDAAIASGAAAVLADGDALGIEVRNGIDVVTVPGLAARVGEIAARFYGHPSESMYLVGVTGTNGKSTCAYLTSQLLAKHFGSAAVMGTIGNGVWKNGAISLQETGLTTPDPVRLQADYAAFYAQGARAAAMEVSSHSLAQGRVHGLVFDTAVFTNLTRDHLDYHGNMAAYGAAKEKLFGLPKLKRGVINIDDPFGAQMVERCKLRGLKVVTYGLQAGDLQVRDLKRLDDGFSVHLITPWGEGELRTPLIGDFNIHNALAVIAAVGAAGMPLQDILAEFPHIQPVPGRMERVVGDGASAAEINVLVDYAHTPDALRAALEAARPYCRGKLWCVFGCGGDRDNGKRAPMGRIAAELSDRAVVTSDNPRSEDPQAIVDEIVAGIDGGADGEHCIVKVDRAEAIQYAIAQAVAGDTVLIAGKGHEDYQLIAGEKLHFCDREQAAEALARRAEQEVEGSR, from the coding sequence GTGAACCAGCAAAACGAATTGCAGAATCGAAAAGCATCTCTGGTCACCCTGGTGCCGGGCTACGCAGGTATTCCGGACATCCAGGTGACTGGCGTGGCTCTGGATAGCCGCCAGGTTGAGGCCGGTGATGTATTTATGGCCCTGCGCGGAACCCAGGTGGACGGGCGTCAATATATTGATGCCGCCATCGCCAGTGGTGCGGCAGCAGTACTGGCTGACGGCGACGCGCTCGGAATTGAGGTGCGCAATGGTATTGATGTGGTCACCGTGCCCGGGCTCGCAGCCCGTGTCGGCGAAATTGCCGCGCGATTTTATGGGCACCCGTCTGAATCCATGTATCTGGTTGGCGTAACAGGCACCAATGGCAAGTCCACCTGCGCCTACCTGACCTCACAGCTACTGGCAAAACACTTTGGCAGCGCGGCAGTGATGGGCACCATCGGGAACGGTGTGTGGAAAAATGGCGCCATCAGCCTTCAGGAAACCGGCCTGACGACACCGGATCCTGTGCGCTTGCAAGCGGATTACGCGGCGTTTTATGCCCAGGGTGCTCGCGCCGCTGCGATGGAAGTTTCATCCCACTCTTTGGCCCAGGGGCGTGTGCACGGCCTGGTATTTGATACTGCAGTGTTCACCAATCTCACCCGCGACCACCTGGATTACCACGGCAATATGGCCGCCTACGGTGCAGCCAAGGAGAAGTTGTTTGGTCTGCCGAAGCTGAAGCGCGGAGTCATCAATATTGATGACCCATTTGGAGCGCAGATGGTAGAGCGCTGCAAATTGCGTGGTCTCAAAGTGGTTACCTATGGCTTGCAGGCTGGAGATCTTCAGGTGCGCGACCTGAAGCGTCTGGATGATGGCTTCTCGGTACACCTGATTACACCCTGGGGTGAAGGTGAGCTGCGTACGCCTCTGATAGGCGATTTCAATATTCACAATGCACTGGCGGTGATTGCAGCCGTTGGTGCCGCGGGTATGCCACTGCAAGATATTCTCGCCGAGTTCCCGCATATCCAGCCGGTCCCCGGACGTATGGAGCGGGTAGTAGGTGACGGCGCGTCTGCCGCCGAAATCAATGTGCTGGTTGACTACGCGCATACACCAGATGCTCTGCGGGCCGCGCTCGAAGCGGCTCGCCCATACTGCCGCGGCAAGCTGTGGTGTGTATTTGGCTGTGGTGGCGACAGGGATAACGGCAAGCGCGCGCCGATGGGACGTATCGCGGCGGAGCTTTCGGACCGCGCGGTCGTGACCAGCGACAATCCCCGCAGTGAAGATCCACAGGCGATTGTGGATGAGATCGTCGCAGGAATCGATGGCGGCGCCGACGGCGAGCACTGCATCGTAAAGGTTGATCGCGCCGAAGCCATTCAATATGCCATCGCCCAGGCTGTGGCGGGAGATACGGTGCTGATCGCCGGTAAGGGACATGAAGACTACCAGCTGATTGCCGGTGAAAAGTTGCATTTTTGCGATCGCGAGCAGGCGGCCGAGGCCTTGGCACGCAGAGCCGAGCAGGAAGTGGAGGGAAGCCGCTGA
- a CDS encoding peptidoglycan D,D-transpeptidase FtsI family protein produces the protein MGAVKKQQQQPGIARWRFALVAGLLCLLAVALVVHLAGLQVLPEQDKGYRFLQDQGRARTIRTEEIAAYRGSIVDRNGELLAVSTPVQTIWANPQLLKEASADELRALAAGLGTPPARLAKRLEKYRNKGFMYLRRHMTPERANKVLALDLAGVYSKKEYRRFYPAGEVTAQLLGFTNIDDLGQEGLELAYEQSLAGEVGKRQVVKDLKGRTVQDLAVKQEARPGRDLQLTIDMRLQYLAYRELKKAVAENGAASGFMVILDTQSGDVLAMANQPSFNPNNRHGVQAAAMRNRALIDQFEPGSTIKPLTALAALETGRYTPHTRINTSPGYIRLPGKTLLDPVNYGEIDLTRVITKSSQVGITKVAMDLEPETLRELFYRLGLGEAVGSGFPGEAPGILPTRDRWHPIELANFAFGYGLTVNAVQLAQAYSVVANAGLKRPVSLILAQGKKAAGGERVVDSELAQQVSAMLETVIGPEGTGKRAAVDGYRVAGKTGTVHKVGSGGYADNRYRSVFAGFIPADNPRLAAVVVIDDPSHAKYYGGEVAAPVFGKVMTGAMRLLQVPPEKVAPADQQLATQLDERGTTS, from the coding sequence ATGGGTGCAGTCAAAAAACAGCAACAACAGCCGGGAATTGCCCGCTGGCGCTTTGCGCTGGTGGCCGGTTTGCTGTGCCTGCTGGCTGTGGCGCTGGTGGTGCACCTTGCCGGCCTGCAGGTACTTCCCGAGCAGGATAAGGGTTACCGCTTCCTGCAGGACCAGGGCCGTGCACGCACCATCCGTACCGAGGAAATCGCCGCCTATCGAGGCTCCATTGTTGACCGTAATGGCGAGCTGCTGGCAGTAAGCACACCGGTACAGACAATCTGGGCCAATCCTCAACTGTTAAAAGAGGCCAGCGCGGACGAGTTGCGCGCTCTGGCTGCGGGGCTTGGCACGCCACCCGCGCGTCTTGCCAAACGGCTGGAGAAGTACCGTAACAAGGGTTTTATGTACCTGCGCCGACACATGACCCCGGAGCGGGCCAACAAGGTGCTGGCGCTGGACCTCGCCGGCGTATACAGCAAAAAGGAATACCGCCGCTTTTACCCGGCCGGTGAGGTCACTGCCCAGTTGCTGGGCTTTACTAATATTGACGACCTCGGTCAGGAAGGACTCGAGTTGGCGTACGAGCAGTCTCTGGCAGGTGAGGTCGGTAAGCGTCAGGTAGTAAAGGACCTCAAAGGGCGTACGGTGCAGGACCTTGCGGTAAAGCAGGAAGCGCGCCCGGGCCGTGATCTCCAGCTGACCATCGATATGCGCCTGCAGTATCTGGCTTATCGGGAGCTCAAGAAGGCGGTAGCGGAAAACGGTGCAGCTTCCGGTTTTATGGTCATTCTGGATACCCAGAGTGGCGACGTGCTGGCCATGGCCAATCAGCCCTCCTTTAACCCCAATAACCGTCATGGGGTGCAGGCGGCAGCGATGCGCAATCGTGCGCTGATCGACCAGTTTGAACCCGGTTCTACCATTAAGCCGCTTACCGCACTGGCGGCGCTGGAGACCGGACGCTACACGCCGCATACCCGTATCAATACCAGCCCCGGATATATCCGCCTTCCGGGGAAGACGCTACTGGATCCGGTGAACTACGGTGAAATCGACCTGACCAGGGTTATCACAAAATCCAGCCAGGTTGGAATCACCAAGGTGGCGATGGATCTGGAACCGGAAACCTTGCGTGAACTTTTTTACCGCCTGGGGCTCGGAGAGGCGGTTGGCAGCGGATTCCCCGGAGAAGCGCCGGGCATTCTGCCCACCAGGGATCGCTGGCATCCCATCGAACTGGCCAACTTTGCCTTTGGCTACGGTTTAACGGTGAACGCCGTACAGTTGGCCCAGGCCTACAGCGTCGTTGCCAATGCCGGGCTCAAGCGCCCGGTTTCGCTCATTTTGGCGCAGGGCAAAAAAGCCGCAGGTGGAGAGCGTGTAGTGGACTCGGAGCTGGCTCAGCAAGTGTCTGCCATGCTGGAAACGGTGATTGGCCCTGAGGGCACAGGCAAGCGTGCCGCGGTCGATGGCTACCGAGTGGCGGGAAAGACGGGCACGGTGCATAAGGTCGGTAGCGGTGGCTACGCAGATAACCGCTACCGCTCGGTATTTGCCGGATTTATCCCGGCCGACAATCCACGCCTTGCTGCGGTGGTCGTGATCGATGATCCGAGCCATGCCAAGTATTACGGTGGTGAGGTGGCGGCGCCGGTATTCGGCAAAGTTATGACGGGTGCCATGCGCCTGCTTCAGGTGCCACCGGAAAAGGTCGCCCCGGCTGATCAGCAGCTGGCGACGCAGCTGGACGAGAGAGGTACGACATCGTGA
- a CDS encoding UDP-N-acetylmuramoyl-tripeptide--D-alanyl-D-alanine ligase: protein MIAPLSLQQLQQRFGGELVNGSVEFDAVCTDTRKLDAGALFVALRGESFDAHDFLADIDGKVLGVVTEKVIEGSKMPQWLVADTTVALGKIGLLCREQFQGTVIGITGSCGKTTVKEMLAAIFGQRHKVCVTRGNLNNHFGVPMTLFSLAPEDQVLIVEMGASGPNEIGYLCSIAKPQITAVNNVRPAHVEGFGSVDGIATAKGQIYTSLHTGGTAVVNADDNYANYWRGRMPEGVRTLEVGFGHQWAVHPVNVTLDASGCPSFDLVVEGVSHPVQLQLLGEHNVNNALVAAGCAFAAGIPVSEIAEGLGALVGVSGRMQSFKSKSGASVIDDSYNANPGSVSAAIELLAQREGKKIMVLGDMAELGPEADQSHREMGRLALERGIDQLFTLGTLSAAASIEFAAGHPNKQRNFSEREALIQALTPELDGNTTVLVKGSRSARMELVVQALTNGN from the coding sequence ATGATCGCACCACTTTCCCTGCAACAGTTGCAACAACGTTTTGGCGGCGAGCTGGTAAACGGCTCCGTGGAATTTGATGCGGTGTGCACGGATACCCGCAAGCTGGACGCTGGCGCCCTGTTTGTTGCCCTGCGTGGAGAGAGTTTTGATGCGCACGATTTTCTTGCTGACATCGACGGCAAGGTGTTGGGCGTCGTCACCGAAAAGGTGATTGAAGGCTCGAAAATGCCGCAGTGGCTGGTGGCCGACACCACCGTGGCGCTAGGCAAGATCGGCCTTTTGTGCCGGGAACAATTTCAGGGAACTGTCATCGGTATTACCGGCTCCTGCGGCAAAACTACCGTGAAAGAAATGCTCGCGGCAATTTTCGGTCAGCGCCATAAGGTGTGCGTGACGCGCGGCAATCTGAACAACCATTTTGGTGTGCCCATGACCCTGTTCTCCCTGGCGCCGGAGGATCAGGTGTTGATCGTGGAGATGGGGGCCAGTGGCCCTAATGAAATAGGCTATCTGTGCAGCATCGCCAAGCCGCAAATTACCGCGGTAAACAATGTAAGACCTGCACATGTAGAGGGGTTTGGCTCCGTCGATGGTATCGCCACAGCCAAAGGACAGATCTATACCAGTCTGCACACCGGGGGTACCGCCGTCGTCAATGCCGATGACAATTACGCGAATTACTGGCGTGGCCGAATGCCCGAAGGTGTACGCACCCTGGAAGTCGGCTTTGGTCATCAGTGGGCGGTACACCCGGTCAACGTAACGCTGGATGCCAGTGGCTGCCCATCATTCGATCTGGTGGTCGAGGGGGTATCTCACCCGGTGCAACTGCAGTTGCTCGGTGAGCACAACGTGAACAACGCTCTGGTCGCCGCCGGCTGTGCCTTTGCCGCAGGTATTCCGGTGAGCGAAATTGCCGAAGGGCTCGGTGCGCTGGTAGGTGTCAGCGGCCGCATGCAGTCATTCAAGAGTAAATCCGGTGCCTCGGTAATAGATGACAGCTACAACGCAAACCCGGGGTCCGTGAGCGCAGCCATTGAGTTATTGGCACAGCGCGAAGGCAAGAAAATCATGGTTCTCGGAGATATGGCGGAACTGGGCCCGGAAGCGGATCAGTCCCACCGGGAAATGGGGCGGCTGGCCCTGGAGCGTGGCATTGACCAGCTGTTTACCCTCGGCACCCTGAGCGCGGCTGCGAGTATCGAATTTGCCGCCGGGCATCCAAACAAACAACGCAATTTTTCCGAGCGTGAGGCTCTGATCCAGGCACTGACGCCGGAGCTGGATGGAAACACCACCGTGCTGGTGAAAGGTTCCCGCAGTGCGCGCATGGAACTGGTAGTGCAGGCACTGACCAACGGGAATTGA